A window of Nitrospirota bacterium genomic DNA:
AGCTTCATCGAATACAGCTACAACCTCCGGCCTCAATGCAGTTATCTGGGACTCAAGAAGTTCTATGTTGCTCATAACGGCAAGCGCCGAGACCTTGAACAGTTCAGGATTGCGCATGACGATCTCTACAGTATTCTTTCCGATGGAACCGGTCGATCCTAAAATAGAGAGGTTTTTCAAATGAACCCCAATAAAAAGTAAAGAACAGGGCCTGCGACAAGAACCCCGTCAAGTTTATCAAGAACGCCGCCATGCCCCGGGAAGAGAGCGCCGGAATCCTTCACACCGGCGTCACGCTTGAACATTGATTCGATCAGATCGCCGAAGATCGTTACTGATCCCAAGACAGCTCCAATGACCACAACTGCAAACACTGTCAGGTTGAGGTTTTCCAATATGTCGCCAAAGCCGAATATATAAGATATGAGAAGGCTCCCGGCGATCCCTCCAACTATGCTGCCGGCAGCGCCTTCATATGTTTTGTTAGGGCTGAGAGACGGGCAGAGCTTGCGCTTTCCAAGGTAAGTTCCGACATAATAAGCGGTGCTGTCAGCAAGCCACACTGAAGTGTAAAGCAGAAAGATATAATACCTTCCGTATGCATCGCCTCTCAGCAGCCATTGAAAGGACATAAACCACAATATATACAAATACCCTGTCGCAACAGGGCCGATCCCGCTCATCGCCCCGGCCGGTGAGTCAAATGCGAAGAGCCTTATCAGGAGAAGGATTAGAAAGCTGAAAAACATCGTCTCAATGATCAGGTACGGGGAAAAACATATTATAAAAAATAATAATGTTCCGGCAACAAGCGCAGGAATGCTTAGTTTATGGGGCATCTTGTACATCGCGTAAAATTCATGAAGCGCGGCAATGCTGACTATCAATAAGAGGATGAAGAACCAGGGCTCCGGCCTTGTGTATTGTATGAACAGAATCAGGAGGGGTATTACGCAGGCAGCGACGATCAGTCTTTTGAAATCAAAGGGCTTTTTCACAGTATCCCGCATCTCTTAACTCTTTGCCGGCAAAGCGCCGAACCTTCTGTCCCTTCTCCCGTATTCGGCTATCGACCTCCTGAACTCCTCTTTGCTGAAATCAGGCCACAGTGTCTCGGTAAAATAGAATTCCGAATAAGCAGACTGCCATATAAGAAAGTTGCTGAGCCTGAGCTCGCCGCTGGTGCGGATAATCAGGTCAGGGTCAGGAATGCCGTATGTATAAAGATGGGATTGCAGAGTCTTCTCGTCTATTTTGCCGGACGGCACGCCCTCTTCAACGATCTTCTTTACCGCGTTCACTATCTCGTCCCTTCCGCTGTAACTGAGCGCGCTTGTGAGGAGGAGGCCGGTGTTATGCTCTGTGATCTCCTCAAAATGCTTGAGCAGCTTCTGTATCTCTTTGGGAAGTTTCTGAAGGTTCCCTATCGCCCTGAAGACTATATTTTTATCAGCCAGGCCTCTCATCTCTTTCTTAAGATAAGACTGCAGGAATCGCATGAGGGCATTTACCTCTGCTTGAGGCCTCTTCCAGTTCTCCATTGAAAAGGTGTAGAGCGTGAGCGCCTTGAGCTTCAGCTCAATAGACTCGTCAATGATATCGTTAACGCGCTTTATGCCTTCCCTGTGCCCTTCAATGCGGGAAAGCCCCCTGTTCTCTGCCCAGCGCCCGTTCCCATCCATGATCACTGCGATATGCTTAACTTTCATTTCTCTTCAAAATTGTAATAATAAAGAATGCTGGGCCTTGATATTTCGCCCCTTACGGCATTGTTCGCAAAATCAAACAGGCCTGCCCTGGCAAGGAGATACAGCCTCTTCCCCTCTATCCAGTAATCTGAGACTGTGCCGGATACTCCCTCAAGCATAAGTTCCTCTTCCATACCGCTTCCGTCCCACGACAAGGCATAAACCTCCGCGCTGAAAGAACCAAGGCGCGGCGCCCGCGGCACCAATTCATTTCTCCTGACAACAATGACCTTCTGCCCCTTCTCAGTATTTACGGCTATGAGCCTGCCCCTTACGATCCACTCGGTTGAAGGGGTTATCATAGAGCCTGTATTTTTCTTAAAAGATATCACAGGTTTTCCGTAAGTATCTTTGCTTTCCCATAGCACCTCGTTATTTCTGTACAATCTCAGGAAACCGCTGTCATTAAGCGCCATTACATTAACATCACCTTTATTCTGCCAGTCAACATATACAAAACCATAGATATTGACACCTTCAGGAATCTGAAGCACTTTGTCCTGCTCATATCGCCCATTGCTCCATCTGCCAGTATAAACAGGCGTGGAAAATATCTCTTTATCAGCAAAACCCTGCATGAGCAGCCTCCCTGAGGTTACCCTTAAAAAATACGGCAGGCCTTCCGCTATCTTTTTATATCCTTCTGCCGGGCTGTATTCAATGACAAAAGAACTTATACTGCCCCTGTCTCCGCCGGCTGCGTTGCCGGTCATAGAGCTGATCCTGTCCTCATTGCTCATTGACGTAACAAATATCTCATCTATACCATTGTTGTTCAGGTCAAGGACATCTATGGAGATATGCCTGTCTTTCGCACTGCCGGTTATAGACCAGACCTCCTGCATCTCCTTGTCCATGTTATATATCCTTATCACATGGCCGTCACTGGCGATCAATTCCTTTGTGCCTGCGCCGGTTATGTTGCCTATCGCAAAGATCTCTCCGCCGTTCAGCTCAGAGGTATTCCACGGCTCTTTATCAGCAAGGCTTTTTGACAGGAAATCATCATATCGGGCCAGCTCATTGATGTATTCAGAAGAGACCTCAGAGCTCATATCTGAAAAAAGCTTTGAATCATCAACCCGGTACATCTCGGCCCTCAGTGATCTTTTATTATTCACAACCGGAGTGGACAAAAAGAGCATGACCTCGGCTCCAAGCGCCTTTGATATCTCAAGCAGTTTATCCTTTTCAGTGTTCGGAGAATACTTTTCGACCATATCAAAACGGCCTGTATCTTTTAAGGAACTGAAAAACGCATCAGCGACCGTCCAGTCTGCTGCCCTGTCCTGAAAAAAAGCAAGCTTCACTTTTGAAGAGGTTATCCTGACGATATCCCCGGCCTTAATATCTCCGCTCACCACAGAGCATATATAACGCCCCGACGCGGCATCCTCTTTACTGATCTCAACAATACCCGCAAAATCTTCAGCAGCGCCGATCAGCTCTTTGGTGGTAGGATGATAAAAAGGCTCGCCCTTTCTGAAGACAGAGAGCCTCGCCCCATTCTTGAGCTTCCTGCCCTCGCCTATGCTTATCGTAACAGTCCCGCCCTCAGACTCCCCGACATTACCGGTAACAGGCTCGAAATAGGAGAGCACCTCGCCTTTAAGAAAACTGACGGCATTATTCTTGCCCGAGTCCTGAGAAATGGTTTCAGAGGCATCGGCGATGCCGCAGATAATTAACGCAACAATAACAGCAGCCAGCCCGAATTTGATTAAATATTTCATGAACCGTCCTTAAGCCATATATAGAAGCAAAATAGTATAACCTATTTATATCGTTAATCCAAGAAGACGGCCGGCGGGTACATCTGTTGCTTTCGCATTCAGGGCTGGCGTATGATATATAGTTTTTTAATATCGGAAATAGTAGAATCTAACAG
This region includes:
- a CDS encoding phosphatidate cytidylyltransferase, translated to MKKPFDFKRLIVAACVIPLLILFIQYTRPEPWFFILLLIVSIAALHEFYAMYKMPHKLSIPALVAGTLLFFIICFSPYLIIETMFFSFLILLLIRLFAFDSPAGAMSGIGPVATGYLYILWFMSFQWLLRGDAYGRYYIFLLYTSVWLADSTAYYVGTYLGKRKLCPSLSPNKTYEGAAGSIVGGIAGSLLISYIFGFGDILENLNLTVFAVVVIGAVLGSVTIFGDLIESMFKRDAGVKDSGALFPGHGGVLDKLDGVLVAGPVLYFLLGFI
- a CDS encoding isoprenyl transferase; this encodes MKVKHIAVIMDGNGRWAENRGLSRIEGHREGIKRVNDIIDESIELKLKALTLYTFSMENWKRPQAEVNALMRFLQSYLKKEMRGLADKNIVFRAIGNLQKLPKEIQKLLKHFEEITEHNTGLLLTSALSYSGRDEIVNAVKKIVEEGVPSGKIDEKTLQSHLYTYGIPDPDLIIRTSGELRLSNFLIWQSAYSEFYFTETLWPDFSKEEFRRSIAEYGRRDRRFGALPAKS
- a CDS encoding VCBS repeat-containing protein; its protein translation is MKYLIKFGLAAVIVALIICGIADASETISQDSGKNNAVSFLKGEVLSYFEPVTGNVGESEGGTVTISIGEGRKLKNGARLSVFRKGEPFYHPTTKELIGAAEDFAGIVEISKEDAASGRYICSVVSGDIKAGDIVRITSSKVKLAFFQDRAADWTVADAFFSSLKDTGRFDMVEKYSPNTEKDKLLEISKALGAEVMLFLSTPVVNNKRSLRAEMYRVDDSKLFSDMSSEVSSEYINELARYDDFLSKSLADKEPWNTSELNGGEIFAIGNITGAGTKELIASDGHVIRIYNMDKEMQEVWSITGSAKDRHISIDVLDLNNNGIDEIFVTSMSNEDRISSMTGNAAGGDRGSISSFVIEYSPAEGYKKIAEGLPYFLRVTSGRLLMQGFADKEIFSTPVYTGRWSNGRYEQDKVLQIPEGVNIYGFVYVDWQNKGDVNVMALNDSGFLRLYRNNEVLWESKDTYGKPVISFKKNTGSMITPSTEWIVRGRLIAVNTEKGQKVIVVRRNELVPRAPRLGSFSAEVYALSWDGSGMEEELMLEGVSGTVSDYWIEGKRLYLLARAGLFDFANNAVRGEISRPSILYYYNFEEK